The Micavibrio sp. TMED2 genome includes a window with the following:
- a CDS encoding ABC transporter ATP-binding protein, with amino-acid sequence MSDREDNNLAGRLSRYAKVSGAMGGIAARAAGERYLGIKVEREKAAEDLRAALGGLKGPLMKVAQLLATIPDAVPKEYVKELSQLQSNAPSMGWPFVKRRMASELGPGWQKRFESFEKEACAAASLGQVHRAISLDGAQLACKLQYPDMQSAIEADLRQLKLIMNLFERSDKAISTKQIHAEISERLREELDYEREAKHMAMYRDIFTGDDRVHVPAVDNDLTTKRLLTMSWLEGEGILNYVDSHEEHRNLLAMNMFYTWYTPFYNYGLIHGDPHLGNYQVREDGSINLLDFGCVRVFPSHFVRGVIDLYNALRTDDQALAVHAYETWGFNNLSKDLIDVLNIWANFIYAPILEDRTRLIEETNSGMYGRETARKVHMALREVGGVEVPREFVFMDRAAIGLGSVFLHLRANINWYELFQTVIADFDEDKLKQRQTELLARNDLPPVQAA; translated from the coding sequence ATGAGTGACCGCGAAGACAATAACCTGGCCGGACGATTATCCCGATACGCAAAGGTATCCGGCGCCATGGGCGGTATCGCCGCGCGCGCGGCTGGTGAGCGTTATCTCGGCATCAAGGTCGAGCGCGAGAAGGCGGCCGAGGATCTGCGGGCAGCCCTTGGCGGGTTGAAGGGCCCGTTGATGAAGGTGGCGCAACTGCTGGCGACCATCCCGGATGCCGTGCCGAAGGAATATGTGAAGGAGCTGTCACAGCTGCAGTCGAACGCCCCGTCGATGGGCTGGCCCTTCGTCAAGCGCCGTATGGCGAGCGAACTCGGTCCCGGCTGGCAGAAGCGGTTCGAGAGTTTCGAGAAAGAGGCCTGTGCCGCCGCATCGCTCGGACAGGTGCATCGCGCGATTTCCCTCGACGGTGCGCAGCTGGCCTGCAAGCTCCAGTACCCGGATATGCAATCGGCAATCGAGGCGGATTTGCGCCAGTTGAAGTTGATCATGAACCTGTTCGAGCGCTCGGATAAGGCGATTTCGACCAAGCAGATCCATGCGGAGATTTCCGAGCGCTTGCGTGAAGAGCTGGATTACGAACGCGAGGCCAAGCATATGGCCATGTACCGCGATATCTTCACCGGCGATGATCGGGTGCACGTACCGGCGGTTGATAATGACCTGACCACCAAACGGCTGCTGACGATGAGCTGGCTCGAGGGTGAAGGCATCCTCAACTATGTCGACAGTCATGAGGAACATCGCAATCTGCTGGCGATGAACATGTTCTACACCTGGTACACGCCGTTTTATAATTACGGCCTGATCCATGGTGACCCGCATCTGGGCAATTATCAGGTGCGCGAGGACGGCTCGATCAACCTGCTCGATTTCGGCTGTGTCCGTGTGTTCCCGTCACATTTCGTGCGCGGTGTCATTGATCTCTACAATGCCCTGCGCACCGACGATCAGGCGCTGGCGGTCCATGCCTATGAGACATGGGGCTTCAACAATCTGAGCAAGGACCTGATCGACGTTCTCAATATCTGGGCCAACTTCATCTATGCCCCGATCCTTGAGGACCGCACCCGGCTGATCGAGGAAACCAATTCCGGCATGTATGGCCGGGAGACCGCGCGCAAGGTGCATATGGCCCTGCGTGAGGTCGGCGGGGTTGAGGTGCCACGGGAATTCGTCTTCATGGACCGTGCCGCCATTGGCCTCGGCTCGGTGTTCCTGCACCTGCGCGCCAATATCAACTGGTACGAGCTGTTCCAGACTGTCATCGCCGATTTCGATGAGGACAAGCTGAAGCAGCGTCAGACCGAGTTGCTTGCCCGCAATGACCTGCCGCCGGTTCAGGCTGCCTGA
- a CDS encoding NAD(P) transhydrogenase subunit alpha, which yields MKLVVPLERRPFERRVAASPDTVKKLVGKGLDVVIETGAGLKASVTDAQYEAAGAKIEKDPKALYKGADIVLKVQKPLRDGDLDELALIPKGALLIATINPYQSPDDIAAYAKAGVTAMALELVPRITRAQSMDVLSSQSNLAGYKAVLDAAAEYGRAFPMMMTAAGTVAPARVLIMGAGVAGLQAIATARRLGAVVTASDVRMAAKEQVESLGASFLMVDGMEDMETAGGYAKEAGEDFKKRQAEKVHETLKKTDIAICTALIPGRAAPTLITKAMVDDMKPGSVIIDLAVEQGGNCEGSKPGEIVETANGVKIVGHNNVPSRLAADASNLFAKNLLNLLSLLLSEDGKSLNINREDEIVAGTLLTLDGAVVHEQFKDAKAAKPAAKAAAAPAKKPAARKPAAKKPAAKPAAKPADTATDKPADGETK from the coding sequence ATGAAATTGGTAGTGCCGTTGGAACGGCGCCCATTCGAGCGGCGTGTGGCTGCGTCGCCCGATACGGTGAAAAAACTGGTCGGCAAGGGGCTCGATGTTGTGATCGAGACCGGTGCCGGTCTGAAGGCGTCGGTGACCGATGCCCAGTATGAAGCCGCAGGCGCGAAGATCGAGAAGGACCCGAAAGCCCTCTACAAGGGTGCTGATATTGTCCTCAAGGTACAGAAGCCGCTCCGCGACGGTGATCTGGATGAACTGGCGCTGATCCCCAAGGGGGCGCTGCTGATCGCCACGATCAACCCCTATCAGTCCCCTGATGACATTGCTGCCTATGCCAAGGCCGGTGTGACCGCCATGGCGCTGGAACTGGTGCCACGGATTACCCGGGCGCAGTCCATGGATGTGCTGTCATCCCAGTCAAACCTCGCCGGTTACAAGGCCGTGCTTGATGCCGCAGCCGAATATGGCCGTGCGTTCCCGATGATGATGACCGCTGCGGGCACCGTTGCCCCGGCCCGCGTTCTGATCATGGGTGCCGGTGTTGCCGGTCTGCAGGCGATCGCCACCGCGCGCCGTCTGGGCGCTGTCGTTACCGCTTCTGACGTTCGCATGGCGGCAAAGGAGCAGGTGGAGAGCCTTGGTGCCAGCTTCCTGATGGTCGACGGCATGGAGGATATGGAAACCGCTGGCGGTTACGCCAAGGAAGCGGGCGAGGACTTCAAGAAGCGTCAGGCCGAGAAGGTCCATGAAACGCTGAAGAAGACCGATATTGCCATCTGTACCGCCCTGATCCCGGGCCGTGCGGCCCCGACCCTGATCACCAAGGCGATGGTTGATGATATGAAGCCGGGTTCGGTGATTATCGATCTGGCGGTTGAACAGGGCGGCAACTGTGAGGGCTCCAAGCCCGGTGAGATTGTCGAGACGGCCAATGGCGTCAAGATTGTCGGCCACAACAACGTGCCGTCACGCCTTGCTGCCGATGCGTCAAACCTGTTTGCCAAGAACCTGCTCAACCTGCTGTCGCTGCTGCTGTCGGAAGACGGCAAGTCGCTGAACATCAATCGTGAGGACGAGATCGTTGCGGGCACATTGCTGACCCTCGACGGGGCCGTTGTCCATGAGCAGTTCAAGGATGCCAAAGCCGCCAAGCCAGCAGCCAAAGCTGCTGCCGCACCGGCCAAGAAGCCCGCGGCACGCAAGCCTGCGGCCAAAAAACCGGCGGCCAAGCCTGCTGCAAAACCAGCAGATACGGCGACTGATAAACCCGCTGACGGGGAGACGAAATAA
- a CDS encoding NAD synthetase — translation MDTFAGFAYIVASVLFILAIRGLSHPETARRGNQFGIAGMVVAIVTTLMLPGVLSYWMIILGIAIGGAIGTLIAKKIDMTALPQLVAGFHSLVGLAAVCVAMAAFYAPEAYGIGTRGDIAGSSLIEMALGTAIGAITFTGSIIAFGKLQGIVSGKPVSFPMQHPLNAALGVLLALLIIWMAGSNSTAAFWLIILVSLALGILLIIPIGGADMPVVVSMLNSYSGWAAAGIGFTLGNTLLIIVGALVGSSGAILSYIMCKGMNRSFFNVILGGFGGDAAGGAAADMGERSFKAGSADDAAFIMKNAGKVIIVPGYGMAVAQAQHTLREMADMLKAEGVDVSYAIHPVAGRMPGHMNVLLAEANVPYDEVFELEDINRDFAQADVAFVIGANDVTNPAAKTDTSSPIYGMPVLDVEKAKTVLFVKRSMGSGYAGVDNPLFFADNTMMLLADAKKMCEDIVKAME, via the coding sequence ATGGATACTTTTGCAGGCTTTGCCTATATCGTCGCGTCGGTCCTGTTCATTCTGGCCATTCGCGGCTTGTCCCACCCGGAAACTGCCCGTCGCGGTAACCAGTTCGGTATCGCCGGTATGGTTGTGGCGATTGTCACGACCCTCATGCTGCCGGGCGTTCTGTCCTATTGGATGATCATTCTCGGCATCGCTATTGGTGGCGCCATTGGTACCCTGATCGCCAAGAAGATCGACATGACCGCCCTGCCGCAGCTGGTGGCCGGGTTCCACTCTCTCGTCGGTCTGGCCGCGGTCTGCGTTGCCATGGCCGCATTCTATGCACCCGAAGCCTATGGTATCGGTACGCGCGGCGACATTGCCGGGTCGAGCCTGATCGAAATGGCGCTCGGTACCGCAATCGGTGCGATTACCTTCACCGGCTCGATCATTGCCTTCGGCAAATTGCAGGGCATCGTCTCCGGCAAGCCGGTCAGCTTCCCGATGCAGCACCCGCTCAACGCCGCGCTTGGTGTTCTGCTGGCCCTGCTGATTATCTGGATGGCGGGCAGCAATTCCACCGCTGCTTTCTGGCTGATCATTCTGGTCTCGCTGGCGCTTGGCATCCTGCTGATCATTCCGATCGGTGGTGCCGATATGCCGGTGGTGGTCTCCATGCTGAACAGCTATTCCGGCTGGGCAGCAGCGGGTATCGGCTTCACCCTCGGCAATACCCTGCTGATTATCGTCGGGGCGCTGGTCGGGTCATCCGGTGCGATCCTGTCTTATATCATGTGTAAGGGCATGAACCGGTCGTTCTTCAACGTCATTCTCGGTGGCTTCGGCGGTGATGCCGCTGGTGGCGCCGCCGCTGACATGGGTGAGCGCAGCTTCAAGGCCGGGTCGGCCGATGATGCCGCTTTCATCATGAAGAATGCCGGCAAGGTCATCATCGTGCCTGGTTACGGCATGGCGGTGGCACAGGCCCAGCACACCCTGCGGGAAATGGCCGATATGCTGAAGGCCGAGGGCGTTGACGTGTCCTACGCCATTCACCCGGTTGCCGGTCGTATGCCTGGTCACATGAACGTGCTGCTGGCGGAAGCCAACGTGCCGTATGACGAGGTGTTCGAGCTGGAAGACATCAACCGCGACTTTGCGCAGGCCGATGTGGCCTTTGTGATCGGCGCTAATGACGTCACCAACCCGGCGGCGAAAACCGATACTTCTTCACCGATCTACGGTATGCCCGTACTGGATGTGGAGAAGGCCAAGACCGTGCTGTTCGTCAAGCGGTCCATGGGTTCCGGTTATGCCGGGGTCGATAACCCGCTGTTCTTTGCCGACAACACCATGATGCTTCTGGCCGATGCCAAGAAGATGTGTGAGGACATCGTCAAGGCGATGGAATAA